The following proteins come from a genomic window of Nicotiana tomentosiformis chromosome 12, ASM39032v3, whole genome shotgun sequence:
- the LOC117280098 gene encoding uncharacterized protein has translation MYATKAESLELVSYRLQDLAAGWYRTWELSKETHAPPTSWREFSEAFLKHYMLVETKRARVNNFLNLHQGSMSAKEYDLQFNSLARYTPTIVANMEDRVHRYVVGLGPHLINEYMTVELQPGMDIARMQAYAENLEVRKEQQQDEQEWNGSQCKRTRFSGSFCEPSDSNRQPEFKQLANNMSP, from the coding sequence ATGTATGCTACAAAAGCCGAATCATTAGAATTAGTCTCTTATCGCCTGCAAGACCTTGCAGCAGGTTGGTATCGTACTTGGGAATTATCCAAAGAAACACATGCACCTCCAACATCTTGGCGAGAATTCTCGGAGGCTTTTCTTAAACATTACATGCTAGTAGAGACTAAGCGAGCCAGAGTTAATAATTTCTTGAATTTACATCAGGGCAGTATGAGTGCCAAAGAGTACGACCTTCAGTTTAATTCGTTAGCAAGGTACACCCCAACTATCGTAGCAAATATGGAGGATAGGGTGCATAGATACGTGGTAGGTCTAGGACCACACTTGATAAATGAATATATGACTGTTGAGTTACAACCAGGCATGGACATAGCCCGTATGCAGGCCTATGCTGAAAACCTAGAAGTACGAAAGGAGCAACAGCAAGATGAGCAAGAATGGAATGGGAGTCAGTGTAAAAGGACTAGGTTTTCAGGGTCCTTTTGCGAGCCTTCAGATAGTAATAGACAACCTGAGTTCAAACAACTAGCGAACAACATGTCACCTTAA
- the LOC138902478 gene encoding uncharacterized protein, translating into MEDLMKTCIIKMDERLDAHDAAIKELGTSFRSLERQVRHLATLMFERALGTLPADTERNPKETVNAVTLRSGKVLKDLTPIHKDLRYEKEGGEQLKSGVEKNKKENSRREEPEASKHIYVLPFPQKLSREKLDKQFERFLDMLKQVHVSQPFTEVLSQMPAYSKFLKEILTKKRKIEETSVVKLTEHCSAIFQNKLPQKKLKKEIGEIRSTPISLQLADQTTLIPEGIIEDVLVRVDKFVFPVDFIMVNMEENKEVPLILGRPFLAMGRAILDIHERKLMLREGEKIVTFEMDVETRVKREKLATSVV; encoded by the exons ATGGAAGATCTTATGAAGACCTGTATTATCAAGATGGATGAGAGGCTTGATGCCCATGatgcagctatcaaagaattgggtACATCTTTTCGAAGTTTGGAAAGACAGGTTAGGCATTTAGCTACTCTAATGTTTGAGAGAGCCCTAGGAACACTCCCGGCTGATACagaaagaaatcccaaagaaacagtgaatgctgtaactttgagaagtgggaaagtgttgaaagatctcACCCCAATCCACAAAGATTTGAGATATGAAAAAGAAGGCGGGGAGCAGTTGAAAAGTGGTGTggaaaagaataagaaagaaaacTCGAGACGAGAGGAACCTGAGGCGAGCAAGCATATATATGtgctaccttttccccaaaagcttagtagagaaaagctggacaagcagttcgagagatttctagatatgctgaaacaggttcatgtaagccaaccattcacagaagtgctctcacaaatgccggcTTATTCCAAGTTTTTGAAggagatcctgacaaagaagagaaaaatagaagagacctcagtggtcaagctcacagagcattgcagtgcaatatttcaaaacaaactcccacaaaa gaaactgaagaaggagattggagagataaggtctacaccaatatctttgcagctggcagaccaaacgactctaATACCCGAGGGAATAATTGAAGATgttttagttcgggtagataagtttgtatttcctgtggatTTCATAATGGTCAATATGGAAGAGAATAAGGAGGTCCCCCtaatcctaggaagaccattcctagcaatgggtagagcaatattagatatacatgagagaaaactcatgcttagagagGGCGAGAAAATTGTGACTTTTGAGATGGATGTAGAAACGAGGGTAAAAAGGGAGAAGCTAGCTACTAGTGTTGTGTGA